The genomic window caacccaatttaacacttatgggagattctggagtggcgcctgagacagcgttttacaccaccatcaacaaaacaccaaaagatggaatttctcatggaagaatggtgtcgatccctccaatagagttccagacacttatgCCAacgtgcattgaagctgttctggtggctcgtgGTGGACCAATGCCCTATgaacactttatgttggtgtttcctttattttggcagttacctctaGGTACTACTTTCAAGAATCAATTTATTTAGCCACTTTTATGTCCATGAAAGGTTTTATCACCAGTGGAGATTGGAACACCCCCTAAAGTTAGAAGGGCCTGGTTGATTATTTGTGAAACAGACAGCTCTCCAGTACTCACAGTTGTTGTCCAGGGTTGAGTGATGTCTCATCCACCACCCTGTCGTACTCCAGTCTGAATTCCTCCAGCTCTCCATTAGCACCGAAGGCCCCCCACTCTGTGTTCACACAcattctcccctcttctccctccaccAGCTCCACTGTCCGCATCTCCTCCATGTAGCATGCGTTACACCCAGTACCTGGGGACAGCACAATGCTCATATTACACTTGATTTGTGTGTTGTATTACAGACAAACACCAACATAGTTGGCTTTAAAGAGGGGTAGAGAAGGTGGTAGGTAACAGGAGATTAGTGGATGAgcaatcaatgtgtgtgtgtgtgtgtgtgtccttacccACAATCATTCCCACTTCGCAGCTGCGGTCCTCATAGTAGCAAGATATCATGGTAGCAACTGTATCGTTCACCATGGCAACTACGTCCATCTCAAAGTCCTGAAGAGTAAAGGGACATTTCAGTATGACTCTACTTACATGAATCTACTGCGCATGTTTTACAAATGTCTCATAGCATGTCTATCATAACATATCTATAATTCTGTGTATCGTAAACATAGAATCCTTATCCTGTAGTAAAAACCCTACCCCTCTCCTCTTGATGGCATCTCTCAGTAGTCCCACCACGTTGTTACCCTCGGCTCCAGACGCCTTGAACCCTTTGGTCCAGTTCAGTAGGATGCCCTGGGAGGAAAacacagggttagagttagtaacagggctcagaggaggctggtaggcGGAGCTTTAggatgacaggctcattgtaatgtctggaattgaataaatggaacggagtcaaccttgtggtttccatatgtttgatgtgcttgataccattccattcattgcattccagccattacaatgagcccgtcctcttaTAGTTCCtccaaccagcctcctctgacagaCACTAACTCAGACAATCAGATAGTCACTGAGGTCAACTCTCTAATCTGATGTCTCTAAACCTGTGTGGATCTTGGACTTAGTCCACGTCATACCTTGTCTATGTCCTCATGTCGTACGGGGAAGGAGAATGTGAAACCCAGAGGAAGCTTCCTGTGTTTGATGTGGTGTCTGTCCAGGAAGTCTGATATACACTCTGCAATGTAGTCAAAGAgctgagaagagagagggaggagggaaaaggagaaagaggggaagacGGATAAATGGAAAGACAGGATTTATGGGACACTAATTACACTGGTCAGCACAGTGCTCTTCTGAGTGAACACTTCTAAGTACACTAGTGCTGCACGCTCACCATCTCAGCCGTGCCTGTCATTGCGTCTTCAGGGATGGAGTACATCTGGTGTTTGGTCTCCACTTTCCACAccctctcttcatcctccccCACCTTCACCAACATCACACGGAAGTTAGTCCCCCCCAGGTCCAGGGCCAGGAAATCCCCCACCTCTGAGACAGCGCAGCATAGAGAAGGTTGTCATATAGgatcaaacacacactcacacaaccaggGCTTTTTGGAATACAGTCTTATCTTATTGAAGCATATGGTATTTCAAAAATCCCTAGACACTGAATGTAAACTAGATCTAATAAGAAATGTAATGTTCTTTCATGTGCCAGCTCTCAAGACATTACCATTCGGAACAAATAGACTAGCTATCATGAATTTGCATTGTTATTTCACAAGAAGGCATTGAATAAATGGGTTGTTGAACCAAATTGGTGCCTTATGCAAAGTGTAACTTGGTAAAAAAAAACTTCATAACTTCACAAACTTCATAAAACttcatgttcaacttcataaaaaacatgttttccaatCTCAAGAGGTAAAAAAACACTACATtttactatagtaagtgcctataaagagccaaataaagtaacagtgtTTACTGTAACAGgtttgactgtaacagggttggtgatttaatcttaaatcagccataaatacGCTTGTGACAGggagaatggaagcttgttgtgtgcaacagtgaggggcaattgaatgcaagattATTTTTTTAGGGGAAATTGTTAAAAGCTTTCTAGCCTGTATGGGTAACAGGTTGACGTGTTATGTCCGACCCGCTCAGTTTTACACCACAAGACACCAGAAAATGGACAAAATGCTTAAAAACAGCTCACTTTatttttacactatgattttacTATTAGATGTTAAATGTTTCTAGAGAACTTTTTTTTAAGGAAtaatttcaccatattaaaacaagagttaaaaacagttcacgtaacagggttgaccttaaaatgagggaccgATGTGAATTAATCAGTAATCACATGAAATAATttataatcttcagaaatgactgtcaaagcaacaaaataactcgAGTTTTACATTGATGGTGAAAACGTTGAGAAATGTTATGGGTAAGTGGGTTAAAaccttcctagaagtcacagagggtgtGACTATATTTCATATTGAAATTCAGATAAGTTGAATTCTCCTTGtagtctatattaaagggcacttcatttagatttgggtatgtcattttaagcgaaaatggaaaaaaaagggtccgatcctttaatataacaggcttttaaaaatgCAATATTGATGcataatttctacttaaaatatgaAAGATatgcaaaaggcactcatttcgttGAGCGACCCAAATGAGGTAAATGCCTCTACCTGATCCCTCAGGAGTGGAGTAGACGTAGGTGGGCAGCATTTTGACGCTGGACTCCTGGTGCGTCTCCACACGCAGTCCCCGGTCCATCTCCctcatcatcctcttcatcacctcCTTCAACTGCTCCTTCTTCAGCCTGAACTCCGACAGAATCTGCTCCACCTGCGGAGGGAGGAACGGGTTCAGAGCAGGTCTCATTCATAAAATACCTTTACAATACAATAGCATTATTTCCCCCCAAGGGAACGTCAGGTGTGGCATTTCTCAAGCCCAAGGACACTTTACATACATAAGTCACAAATAAAGTacagcaggggttcccaaacttttgtAATCAACGGTCAATGTATACTTTTTAAGTTGAGTCTACGAtagtctattacaaatcagtctgatAGTACTTTTgatggtttgaagtgactgaaatgcatcagaaaggtattggTAAGTTCAGAAGGTCATCAGGCTATAAAGTTCTATAAACTTCTGTGTAGAAAAGAACATTATCATTGATGATGTTCTTTTTCCCCCAGTCTAATTTAGTGCCTGGTCTTATCCACTCTGTTCTAATGTGTCCTACGCGGCTTGTGGGCATTGTAGAGGGAAACAGAAGACACATACATGCTCCTTATCTTTCAGTGATGggggtcataatattttgtaACATAAACCGTTCAAAAGAGTGAGCCACATTTGTAGGAAGATAACAGAAACCGCTCTGTATTTACAGCCGCATCTAGCGGCTACCGGGGTTACTATGAACCAAGcaccattttttacatttgatttCAGAGTTTCTCTCGCGAACCCATTTTAAATCAGGTGACCCCACATGGGTCGTGAACCCTAGTTTGGGAAACGATGGAGTACATCATTTATAGCACAACAAAGCAAATTGTGGGAAAAAAAGTGTTGTGAAGGAGAGTAAGGGATAATGAAGATGTATTTAATATTTCActtcagccctgtctctccaaTTTTATTCATCTAAAATGTGACCTGCTGAAACACAAACAttgaaaacaaataaaataatgtaataaGTTGAAAGTAAAGAAGTTGCTATATGCAGTATGTCCTGTTTGATGGTTGCTCTGAAATACGTCACCACTAAGATACACAGAAGTTGCTATATGCAGTATGTCCTGTTTGATGGTTGCTCTGAAATACGTCACCACTAAGATACACAGAAGTTGCTATATGCAGTATGTCCTGTTTGATGGTTGCTCTGAAATACGTCACCACTAAGATACACAGAAGTTGCTATATGCAGTATGTCCTGTTTGATGGTTGCTCTGAAATACGTCACCACTAAGATACACAGAAGTTGCTATATGCAGTATGCCCTGTTTGATGGTTGCTCTGAAATACGTCACCACTAAGATACACAGAAGTTGCTATATGCAGTATGTCCTGTTTGATGGTTGCTCTGAAATACGTCACCACTAAGATACACAGAAGTTGCTATATGCAGTATGTCCTGTTTGATGGTTGCTCTGAAATACGTCACCACTAAGATACACAGAAGTTGCTATATGCAGTATGTCCTGTTTGATGGTTGCTCTGAAATACGTCACCACTAAGATACACAGAAGTTGCTATATGCAGTATGCCCTGTTTGATGGTTGCTCTGAAATACGTCACCACTAAGATACACAGAAGTTGCTATATGCAGTATGCCCTGTTTGATGGTTGCTCTGAAATACGTCACCACTAAGATACACAGAAGTTGCTATATGCAGTATGCCCTGTTTGATGGTTGCTCTGAAATACGTCACCACTAAGATACACAGAAGTTGCTATATGCAGTATGCCCTGTTTGATGGTTGCTCTGAAATACGTCACCACTAAGATACACAGAATTTCATCCAGCTATTTCACAAAGAGGACAAAGTAGTGAACTGAACATCTGACAAAGCTTCTCACCCATAATTTCTTCTCAAACAACACGGGGCAGTCTGTGTGTGAAGACGAGTTAATTCAGATAACATTCATGCAGAACAATATGAGTAATAATAGTAGAGTTGAAAGTCAAATTATAACATTATTAAGGCAATAATGTACAAATTATTTGAAAATCAATTAAAGTAACTCAATCCAAAGTAAACTATTCTGACGTTAAAACCTAGACTGGATACCAAAATGAGTTCTCATCTAAACTCTTCAGAAATGTGTGTCTTACCATGAGGGCTGTCTCTAGCACAGAGCTGAGGCTACAAGGCATCTTCCCCATCTGGCCCGTGTAGGAGCTGACACACGGCATCTTTTCTAGCCTTACAAATGACTCTCCGTGTGTATCTAGGTGTATGGTGAGTGTGTGTCTGCAGAGCCGGTGGACTGTAAATACAGTTGAATGAGGACCTCAGCTGTTTTTATGCTCTGGTAAAAGGGGCTGGCCTGGAGAAGATGGTGGcctctgtacacacacaaacgccCACACCCTAATGCCTCATCCCATCTGGCCAAGGACATGTGGTCAGACGATATATCTATGACCTGATTTCAGGAGAGCTATAGACTGAGTGTacaagactgaccaggtgaatccaggtgaaagctagatcccttattgatgtcacttgttaaatccacttaaaatccgtgtagatgaagggaaggagacaagttaaagaattatttttaagcattgagacaactgagacatggattcagagggtgaatgggcaagacaaaatatttaagtgcctttgaacagggtatggtagtaggtgtcaggcgcaccagtttgagtgtgtcaagaactgcaacgctgctgggtttttcacgctcaacagtttccgtgtgtatcaagaatggcccgtgtgtatcaaaaatctagccaacttgacataactgtgggaagcattggagtcaacatgggccagcatccctgtggaacacttttgacaccttgtagagtccagggCCCGACgaaatgaggctgttctgagggtaaaagaGCTACAACTcaaggaaggtgttcttaatgttttgtacaatcactGTATATTATGCCTTTctattatcatcacaggtcaatTTGACTTTGCTGTGACAAAATCTgtcacatgtgtaatgatcaacAAGATCTCAATGTTTTACCAATTTGAATAAAGATTCTGGCAGGTAATGACAAACCCCAAAAGCAGGCAAACTAAATAAACGCCTCAGACAGAGGTACATGTTGATCTAAACTAAAAGACACTGAAAATTCATACAGCTAAACTATTTTTGTTGCTTTTAACAGAATATTTAATTCCATTAAGTTAATTTCCAATCTGTATCTATGCGATGACCTGACTTTTATTTAGTAGAACAAATAACATAATTTGACCTAGAAATAGTTGAAATGCAGATTATTGTCTTTGCTTTGAAAACGTGGCAAAGATATGACCTATGTCAGTGAGTTTAAGAGTAGCCTATGTCATTGGGTTCAACATGCACATGATTTGTGCCTGTATACGTGTACCTAGGCAGATCAGATACTGGTAGATGCAGGTTAATTTTGTGTTACTCAAAGTCTATCATTATTTAACTAGATAAATATACATCTAAATTTAGCACACTGCAAAGTTGAATGGCCCATAAAATCAATAATGGAGTGTTTTAGGCAAAGGGCTCCTGTGCTTATCACTCAAAGGTTATCTAAAGCTGCTCCAAAAATAGCAGTGGTGACCCTTTCCTCGGTGCCCTGACCTCCTGGTTTCAGAGTAAATGCAACAATAATCCAGACATACAAGTTGACACACACTGGGTCCACTACAATTCTTCTTATCAGGAGACTGTTAAGAGATTTGGCCAAACCTTGAACTGCAAATTAAGAATGTCTGAATAATTAATAAATCATTCAAGTTTGattgaacatacacacacatactcacacacacacacatactcacatactcacacacgcgcacacacacacacacacacacacacacacacacacacacacacacacacacacacacacacacacacacaggcatatgcATGCTGCTGTTTGAGAAATCCAGCCATGTTTGATTTGTGTCAGGTCCTTTTATGGATGGAACTTGAACGTGTGCCAAGTGCTTCTCCATAGCTGATTATGCCAGCTAATTTAACCCAGTTAGAGCTCTCCAGCTAGGCTGTTTGCTGAGATGGCCTGATGGGCGAGGCTTCCATCCACCTGCCTCACTCATCAGATAAGACCAAtgacttaaaaataaaaaataaaacgttCTATATTCAGAATATGGTGAAAGTAATCACTTAGAAGTTAAGCAAATATAGACCTAATTGTATAATGACGCATTTAGAATGCTGAAGACAAATAAAATATCCAGAACATATATCCAAATACCTGCTAATTCAATTGTTCATATCCTCATTATCTGTTACGTTGTTTCATGCTTTCATGGACTTTTGCAGTGATTTATTCTTAAACTTCTGGAAACTCAGTTTGCTAGATAAGTAAAGTTTTCCATTGCCCTGGGAGGAGGTGAGATTTCTGAGACGTTCTTAGGACAATTTAAAAGGGCACGTTAGGGAATTTTCCATTAATGGATTAGATTATCACAATGACAATTTGTAACAATTTCTGTTTTTACCTTGTCCATCGTATGAGGGTCCATATCATACATGTCCTGCCGGTCATGGGTGCTGTCTGCTGTGGAACAGTAAAGTGTTGTCCAGGTGGGCGACAGGAGCAGGTTAAAAAGTAGCGGTTCGTTTTAAAGGTGCTACATGAAGAACGCAGAAAACGTAAAGATAAATAACAAACTTAGAAATTATTGGTTTTCATCTGTAAATacataaatgtttttttaattattatttttaaactatTTATTTAACATGTGTTGAACAAATGTCCAGTCATTTATATCCAACCAATTCCTCCCTGCTGAACATTTTGTCTGCTGTTAGGCTAGTTAttttgtaaaataataatttaaaacaaTAGCTAATTCAGTTAAAAGTGTTCACTCAAAGGCCTGGAAACTATTTTTCTTAATTCGTGTGCTGTTGCAGTTAAAGGTGCATCCACTGCGGCCGTCAATATAAGTGTACCGGCCAAAAGCAAACTATTCAACGTCAGGTTAATTCAAGTCCTTCTCACCTTGGTCCTCAGATCGTAATTTTCAACCAAATATGAATCTCAATGTGTAtccaaaaaatacatgttttattgctTTTCCATTTGAGAAAACAATTGCGTAAGGTTGCGGTATACAGCTCCAAAGCTACGTCTCATTGACAAGGCAGGGCTATTTTTTCTGAATATCTATGGCAACCAAAACTATCCTATTCAAGGGGGAAAAAACTCCCCTCATCCTGCCACAACCACCCTGTCAACAGATGCTTCCAAGAACTCTCTTTCACAGTCTCCATGCTCAATGTTTTTAATCCGTTGCCCTGGAAATCAATTTATCTGGACACTTCTGGTATGGAAAACACTTAGCACTGAGGAAAGTGGCCAAGTGGGAATTGTTAAATGGAGCAAAATTACTTAGGGAAACAAAGAATGGGGGTGCTGAGAAATGACAGTAGCCTAGGCGAGGCTTAGGTCATCATGGCCTGTCCTGTTGTTGACATTTTACCAGTGTTGGgaaagctactctgaaaatatagtttaccaaacTACTACCCCCTGGGCACACCACGTCATATCAACGTGGACAACTGGATAATATTTGATTGAGACATTGaccaatgagattacaacctacactgagtgtacaaaacattaggaacagcctTAATTcacatggattctacaaggtgtcaaaagcgttccatggggatgctggcccatgttgacttcaatgcttcccacggttgtgtcaagttggctctAGAtggcctttgggtggtggaccatttttgttATACACGTAGAACTGttaagcatgaaaaacccagcagtgctgcagttcttgacacactcaaactggtgcgcctgacacctactaccataccttgttcaaaggcacttacattttttgtcttgcccattcaccctctgaattgcacacatgcacaatccatgtcccaattgtctcaaggcttaaaaatcattctttaacctgctCCTCATCTTCATCcttactgattgaagtggatttaacaagtgggatcatagctttcacctgaattcacctggtcagtctgtcatggaaagagaacaagttcctaatgttttgtacactcagtttatatTCACCCtttcaaaaagacagccaaacaTATGCTGAATTCCGAATGTGTTGTCAATATGCtgtcaaccatctaaaagcacaaccaaattccaatgaaaaacaatgtcagatttttggcTTTGTTGTCACCGAAATGTGCTATCATTGCACTTTTAAGCATTTAatctctcttgggtagggggcagtattttcacgtccggatgaaaagcgtgcccaaagtaaactgcctgttactcaggcccagaagctagaatatgcatataatcggtagatttggatagaaaacactctaaagtttctaaaactgttagaattatgtctgtgagtataacagaactgataaggcaggcgaaaccccgaggacaaaccatccccccaccaaaaaaaatcTGCCTACCTAAGGCCAAAAGGTTGATCAGTAGGAAAGAGGGTCAAAGAAGTGAAAGCTTATCAGTGATGCTGAGGTTTGAGAGTCTTGCTGGGAAAAGTACAGAAAGGATTCCTTAGTTTCAACGTTAGAGAATTTGGATCATTTGCAGTGCAGTGTTTTAAATGCCAAAGAATGGGACATGCAGCTGCTCAATGTAAAGGAAAGAAAATATGTGCCAAGTATGGAGGGGCACATGATTACGGTGAATGTGGAAGCAATGTGAAGGTTAAGTGCACTAATTGTGAGGAGAACACAGTGCAgaatttggtggatgccaggtacAGAGAGAGGCTCAGAAATATAGGATCAGTCATGATGTATCGTATGCAGAGGCCATAAAACATGTTGGTAGATCACAGTGGGGACTGATGGAGTTTACATGGATGTTCCTGAAGTAAGTGGATCTACTGTCTGGGCTGGGGCTTCTGATGGTCCTGGCATGGTTTTGAGGCCTGTTCAGAAATCTTGTGCTCATTCATGTGCGGTGTCAAATGAACTTTAATAGTAAGGTTATCAATATAACTCTGGTTGTGGAAAGCAGAAATGCCAGGTTGAAGGTTATTGTGGAGACTCCAAAAGAGATATTGGGgtaacagatgttactgttgaAATAGTTGTTGACATACTGAACAGTCCGAAGGGTGGAGTGTTTCAACATGATATAGATCTAGTTCTATGGGGTTGGGGAGGGTGTGGTAGAAGTTAGGGATTTAATtggttttgaattttattttcaTGGTAGTACAGAATTGGGCAGATcattccagcacagtaggtggcagcacGCACTTTAACGAAtgtttgcggaccgccatgatatcatagaagaagaagatgaGGCGGTGTTGCATTCCGGAGCAATTATCCTGTGGGACATTGCTTATGTCGTGACGTGGTTGGAGTGGCTAGAAATAAACTGCATTAGTGAACGATCTGTAGTTATGGACTAATTCAATTGGTATTTTATTCTCAACATATGTCAAACAGTGCAGTCTTATCTGGTAAGTACGACAAATTAACTTTAGCTAACTCTGTCGTCGAAATAACATCAGTTGTTGTAACGTTAGCCAGCTCTCCATGAAGTGGGATCGCATTTAGATTCATTCGTCCACTGTGAAATTGCTCCTCATCTCGCCAGgaagctaaaataaataatttagctatctagctagcaatcGGTGTGAGCTAACTAACCAGCTATATTGATGAAGATACAGTATGTGACGAAGCGGTGCATGTCGACTTATTTCAAAGATATGTTTAACTAACCCTTGTTCCGTCTGATTCTATCGTGGTAATGTTAACTAGTTTAGCAGTCGTTTAGATTGTAGAATATGTGGCACTGTGTGTAGTAGGCTATCTTACAGAGCATGTCCTTTGTGGCTATATGCTTGGTTTGCTTTGGCTCATGTGATTTGAATTGTTTCCCCTTCTTGGCAGGCAGGCATTGCGACCTCTTGGcgttgtggtggtggttgttttGAGGCTTCTGCGCGGGGACACGCCTATCATCCCCAGCCCTGTGACTCTCTGTCCCTGTGACTCTCTGTCCCTGTGACTCTCTGTCCCTGTGACTCTCTGTCCCTGCATCATCATGAAGCTGTACAGCCTCAGCGTCCTCCACAAAGGAGCAACTAAATCCAACCTCCTTAAATCTGCCTATGATCTATCCTCCTTTAGCTTCTTCCAACGCTCCAGGTGGGTCTTCCTCTTGGCACCTGGGTGCATTTTAATAGTCTAAAGGGGATTCCTTCCCTCAATCTCCACTGATCTGAAGACAGGATATATGAAAGCGATGGACTCCGACTGGGAGTATTCTGTCACATGTCCAGTTCTTGtacatcagtgcagatgaaggagaagATGACAGCCCTCTCATTAATAGTATCATATCTTAAACCTGTCATGGTTTAACAGAATTCATTAGAATTGACAAGAACACCAACACTGTTTTCACcattgtctgtgtgtttggttttGGCAGTGTCCAAGAGTTCATGACCTTCACCAGCGCCTTGATTGTGGAGCGTTCTGCACACGGCAGCCGAGCCTCAGTCAAAGAACAAGGTGAACTCCTGACTCACTGGGCCATAACATTTGGCGGTgttctgattattattattatttatttatttaacttttatttaactaggcaagtcagttaagaacaaattcttatttacaatgatggtctaccaaaaggcaaaaggtctcctgtggggacaggggctgggattgaaaataaaataaaaaatattaggacaaaacacacaccactacaagAGAGACAGCactgcataaagagagacctgagacaacactgcataaagagagacctGAGACAGCACTGCATAGAGAGAGACCGAAGACAGCactgcataaagagagacctgagacaacactgcataaagagagacctGAGACAGCACTGCATAGAGAGAGACCGAAGACAGCACTGCATAAAGAGAGACCGAAGACAACACTGCATAGAGAGAGACCGAAGACAACACTGCATAGAGAGAGACCGAAGTCAACACTGCATAAAGAGAGACCGAAGACAACACTGCATAGAGAGAGACCGAAGTCAACACTGCATAAAGAGAGACCAAAGACAACACTGCATAAAGAGAGACCGAAGACAACACTGCATAGAGAGAGACCGAAGTCAACACTGCATAAAGAGAGACCGAAGACACTGCATAAAGAGAGACCGAAGAAGACACTGCATAAAGAGAGACCGAAGAAGACACTGCATAAAGAGAGACCGAAGACAGCACTGCATAGAGAGAGACCGAAGACAACACTGCATAGAGAG from Salmo trutta chromosome 9, fSalTru1.1, whole genome shotgun sequence includes these protein-coding regions:
- the LOC115200421 gene encoding glucokinase, with amino-acid sequence MPCVSSYTGQMGKMPCSLSSVLETALMVEQILSEFRLKKEQLKEVMKRMMREMDRGLRVETHQESSVKMLPTYVYSTPEGSEVGDFLALDLGGTNFRVMLVKVGEDEERVWKVETKHQMYSIPEDAMTGTAEMLFDYIAECISDFLDRHHIKHRKLPLGFTFSFPVRHEDIDKGILLNWTKGFKASGAEGNNVVGLLRDAIKRRGDFEMDVVAMVNDTVATMISCYYEDRSCEVGMIVGTGCNACYMEEMRTVELVEGEEGRMCVNTEWGAFGANGELEEFRLEYDRVVDETSLNPGQQLYEKLISGKYMGELVRLVLLKLVNEELLFNGEASDLLKTRGSFETRYVSQIESDSGDRKQIYNILSTLGVLPSEMDCDIVRLACESVSTRAAHMCGAGLAAVINRMRERRSQEVLKITVGVDGSVYKLHPCFQDRFHKVVRELTPHCDITFIQSEEGSGRGAALISAVACKMAACILTQ